One region of Oryza sativa Japonica Group chromosome 5, ASM3414082v1 genomic DNA includes:
- the LOC107277823 gene encoding uncharacterized protein, with product MPNNAQCQVVDDRLSALPDEILIDILQRLQLPTAARTTTLARRWTHLLQSMNHLEIDVADFIPRRSAPSLKRNTMTRVKVAMSRTLHLCFYLTDPYLHSVGRMLEDAVQSAGGRASKIEVLSFSILTEVPELLCTEKHLARYGRRFMSFFQAYPNAFRRLTSLSLWALRFGDSDIPNLLASCLQLQHLTLQDCDNGKRYVLRIDAPNSQLSTLTMAFCSYIKVELINAPKLKCVDCDTWVGANPPVCFGCVPMLDRIRFSSTCHKMQLPFKLSDWLSTVPTLTSLHLDFQDEMVWILPEEPKKLFPIFRNLRNVYLCSISLDCGLDWTLFVLEGAPFLERFHVKISLHICDENGFKDRADRSNVVWEASSESIKHKTLRLLDINGFETTENLIKYIRLVIQRAVGLQRIHLHDKEPCEDCDGIYLNTPSLSRTIFPNNEAEKDLLRQQLLQGFSSSIEITIG from the exons ATGCCCAATAACGCT CAGTGCCAAGTCGTCGATGACAGGCTCAGCGCGCTCCCGGATGAAATTTTGATTGACATCCTCCAACGGCTGCAACTGCCGACTGCAGCCCGGACCACCACTCTTGCAAGAAGATGGACCCATCTTCTCCAATCCATGAACCATCTTGAAATCGATGTTGCCGATTTCATACCACGCCGGTCTGCTCCTTCACTCAAAAGGAACACCATGACTCGAGTCAAGGTGGCCATGTCAAG GACACTGCACCTGTGCTTCTACCTCACTGACCCTTACCTGCACTCCGTTGGGCGCATGCTTGAGGATGCAGTTCAGAGTGCCGGTGGCAGAGCAAGCAAGATTGAGGTCCTTTCCTTTTCCATCCTGACCGAGGTGCCTGAGCTGCTTTGTACCGAGAAACACCTGGCACGATATGGGAGACGCTTCATGTCCTTCTTTCAAGCTTACCCCAATGCATTCAGGCGACTGACAAGCCTCTCTCTGTGGGCTCTCAGGTTTGGGGATTCAGACATCCCCAACCTCCTAGCCTCCTGCCTCCAGCTGCAGCACCTCACCCTGCAGGATTGCGATAATGGCAAGAGGTATGTGCTCAGAATCGATGCACCAAACTCGCAGCTCAGCACGCTGACGATGGCCTTCTGCAGTTACATCAAGGTTGAGCTCATCAACGCTCCCAAGCTGAAATGCGTGGACTGTGATACATGGGTGGGTGCCAATCCTCCTGTTTGTTTCGGCTGCGTCCCAATGCTTGACCGGATACGTTTCTCTTCCACCTGCCACAAGATGCAGCTGCCATTCAAGCTCAGCGACTGGCTGTCGACCGTGCCAACTCTAACTAGTTTGCATCTGGACTTCCAGGATGAGATG GTTTGGATCCTGCCAGAAGAGCCCAAGAAACTCTTCCCCATATTCCGCAATCTTAGGAATGTATATCTTTGCAGCATTAGTCTTGATTGTGGCCTCGACTGGACTCTCTTTGTCCTTGAAGGCGCACCCTTCCTCGAGCGATTTCATGTTAAG ATATCTCTCCACATATGTGACGAGAATGGCTTTAAGGACAGGGCTGACAGAAGCAATGTTGTGTGGGAAGCATCATCTGAAAGCATCAAGCATAAGACCTTGAGGTTGCTGGATATAAACGGCTTTGAGACCACTGAGAATCTGATCAAGTACATAAGGCTTGTCATTCAGAGAGCTGTGGGGCTACAGCGAATTCACTTGCATGATAAGGAACCGTGCGAAGATTGCGATGGTATTTATCTCAATACGCCATCTCTGTCCAGAACTATATTCCCCAACAATGAGGCAGAGAAGGATCTGTTAAGACAGCAACTCCTGCAGGGATTCTCCTCATCTATAGAGATAACAATAGGTTAG